The Delphinus delphis chromosome 7, mDelDel1.2, whole genome shotgun sequence genome includes a window with the following:
- the NEU2 gene encoding LOW QUALITY PROTEIN: sialidase-2 (The sequence of the model RefSeq protein was modified relative to this genomic sequence to represent the inferred CDS: inserted 2 bases in 2 codons; substituted 3 bases at 3 genomic stop codons): MASCPILQRERVFQLGAHAYRIPALLYLPQQKTLLAFAEERTRKKDEHAKLIVLRKGSYNTSTHQVRWHAQEEVAQAQMEGHRPMNPSPLYDEKTGTIFLFFIAVLGQVSEHHQLHTRVNVTRLCQVTSTDHRRSWSLVRDITDSVIGPAHKDGATFAVGPGHCLQLHNPTQXLVLPAYAYCTRPSLQAPXPSAFCLVSHNHGNTWARGKLVARDTLECQAAQVGDAKRRAVYLNARSPLRARVQVQSANDGLDFGETQPVQRLVETPHGCQGSIIGFPSPHAGSESPDQXPLYTHPTDPRGRANLGVYLNXQPPAPXAWSEPPLQTPGSCAYSDLQRMGAGPNGSPQFGCLYKSDDYEEIVFVMFTLKQAFPAEFLLQ, translated from the exons ATGGCGTCCTGCCCCATCCTGCAGAGGGAGAGAGTGTTCCAGTTGGGAGCCCATGCCTACAGGATCCCCGCTCTGCTCTACCTGCCTCAGCAGAAGACCCTGCTGGCCTTTGCAGAAGAGCGGACACGCAAGAAGGATGAGCACGCGAAGCTAATTGTCCTGCGCAAGGGAAGCTACAACACGTCCACCCACCAGGTCCGG TGGCATGCACAGGAGGAGGTGGCCCAAGCCCAGATGGAGGGCCACCGCCCCATGAACCCAAGCCCCCTGTACGACGAGAAGACAGGGaccattttcctcttcttcattGCCGTCCTTGGGCAGGTGTCCGAGCACCACCAGCTCCACACCAGGGTCAACGTGACACGGCTGTGCCAGGTCACCAGCACCGACCACAGGAGGTCCTGGAGCCTCGTCAGGGACATCACGGACTCTGTCATTGGCCCGGCCCACAAGGACGGGGCCACTTTCGCGGTGGGCCCGGGACACTGTCTGCAGCTGCACAACCCTACGC AGCTGGTGCTGCCAGCCTACGCTTACTGCACCCGTCCCTCCCTGCAGGCGC ACCCCTCCGCCTTCTGCCTGGTCAGCCACAACCACGGGAACACGTGGGCGAGAGGGAAACTCGTGGCCCGGGACACCCTGGAGTGCCAGGCGGCCCAAGTTGGGGATGCAAAACGGAGGGCTGTGTACCTGAACGCGAGAAGCCCCCTCCGAGCCAGGGTCCAGGTCCAGAGCGCCAACGACGGGCTCGATTTCGGGGAGACCCAGCCAGTGCAGAGGCTTGTGGAGACTCCCCACGGCTGCCAAGGGAGCATCATTGGCTTCCCCAGCCCCCATGCGGGATCAGAATCCCCAGACCAGTGACCGCTCTACACGCACCCGACTGACCCACGGGGGAGAGCCAACCTGGGCGTGTACCTCAATTGACAGCCCCCTGCACCCTAGGCCTGGTCGGAGCCCCCACTGCAGACCCCGGGCAGCTGCGCTTACTCAGACCTCCAGAGAATGGGCGCCGGCCCCAATGGGTCACCCCAGTTTGGGTGTCTGTACAAATCGGATGATTACGAGGAGATCGTCTTCGTCATGTTCACCCTGAAACAGGCCTTCCCAGCTGAATTTTTGCTGCAGTGA